A single genomic interval of Spinacia oleracea cultivar Varoflay chromosome 6, BTI_SOV_V1, whole genome shotgun sequence harbors:
- the LOC110789673 gene encoding pentatricopeptide repeat-containing protein At3g26782, mitochondrial isoform X2 — protein sequence MGSQIWNARKLFDEIPQRNVVSWTSMITGCVQNDEPHEALLLFNEFLAEESEIEGEKEGFSVDQVALVSVLSACAKVSNKVVTGGVHGLSVKRGFDGFMGVGNTLLDAYAKCGELDMSKKVFDGMAEKDVISWNSMIAVFAQNGLSTEAIQVFHDMVNGSGVICNAVTLSAILLACSHAGALLHGKCIHDQVVKMGLEQNVFVGTSIIDMYCKCGKVVKARRAFERMKVKNVKSWSAMIAGYGMHGYAREALDIFYAMKKVGVKPNYITYVSVLAACSHAGLVEEGWECFASMKKEFGVEPGVEHYGCMVDLLGRAGSLDKAYDLVKGMKVEPDFVVWGALLAGCRMHKNLELAEISARKLFELDSSNCGYYVLLSNMYADAGRWADVERIRILMKENGLVKPPGFSLLEVKGKVHLFLVGDKEHPQHEQIYEYLDNLYMKLKEIGYVSDKASVLHDVDDEEKEFILRAHSEKLAVAYGIMNTFPGTTIHVIKNLRVCGDCHTVIKLISKVVNREIVVRDSKRFHHFKDGTCSCGDYW from the exons ATATGGAATGCACGCAAGCTGTTCGATGAAATTCCTCAAAGAAATGTTGTGTCTTGGACGTCGATGATCACTGGTTGTGTCCAGAATGATGAACCCCATGAGGCATTGTTGCTTTTTAATGAGTTTTTGGCTGAGGAAAGTGAGATTGAGGGAGAGAAGGAGGGTTTTTCTGTGGATCAAGTTGCTTTGGTTTCGGTATTATCAGCTTGTGCGAAGGTTTCAAATAAGGTTGTGACCGGAGGGGTTCATGGGCTTTCCGTAAAACGGGGTTTTGATGGGTTTATGGGAGTGGGGAATACTTTATTGGATGCATATGCTAAGTGTGGGGAGCTGGATATGTCAAAGAAGGTGTTTGATGGGATGGCAGAGAAAGATGTCATTTCTTGGAACTCTATGATTGCGGTGTTTGCACAAAATGGATTGTCAACTGAAGCTATACAAGTGTTTCATGATATGGTGAATGGTAGTGGTGTTATATGTAATGCAGTGACATTGTCTGCTATTCTGTTGGCTTGCTCTCATGCTGGGGCTTTGCTACATGGCAAGTGCATACATGATCAG GTCGTTAAGATGGGCTTGGAACAGAATGTGTTTGTTGGCACTTCAATTATTGACATGTATTGTAAATGTGGTAAAGTTGTAAAGGCGAGGAGAGCTTTTGAGCGTATGAAGGTGAAGAACGTGAAGTCTTGGAGTGCAATGATAGCTGGTTATGGGATGCATGGGTATGCCAGAGAAGCACTAGATATTTTCTATGCTATGAAAAAGGTAGGGGTAAAACCAAATTATATAACTTATGTATCAGTGCTAGCTGCGTGCAGCCATGCTGGGCTTGTTGAAGAAGGATGGGAGTGCTTTGCAAGCATGAAAAAGGAGTTTGGTGTGGAACCTGGGGTCGAGCATTATGGTTGTATGGTTGATCTTCTTGGCCGTGCTGGTTCACTTGACAAGGCATATGATTTGGTCAAAGGAATGAAAGTTGAGCCTGATTTTGTGGTCTGGGGAGCTCTCCTAGCTGGGTGCCGGATGCATAAAAATTTAGAGCTAGCAGAAATATCGGCAAGGAAATTGTTTGAATTAGACTCGAGTAACTGTGGGTATTATGTTTTGCTTTCTAATATGTATGCTGATGCTGGAAGATGGGCAGATGTTGAGAGAATAAGAATTTTAATGAAGGAAAATGGGTTGGTTAAACCTCCTGGATTTAGCTTGCTAGAAGTGAAAGGAAAGGTTCATTTATTTTTGGTTGGAGATAAAGAGCATCCTCAGCATGAACAAATTTACGAGTACCTAGACAACCTATATATGAAACTGAAAGAAATTGGATATGTATCTGATAAGGCATCTGTTCTtcatgatgttgatgatgaagAGAAGGAATTCATCTTACGAGCTCACAGTGAGAAGCTTGCAGTTGCATATGGTATTATGAATACTTTTCCTGGGACTACAATCCATGTCATAAAAAACCTCAGGGTTTGCGGTGATTGTCACACTGTGATAAAGCTGATATCCAAAGTTGTAAACCGAGAGATTGTGGTAAGAGATTCTAAGCGTTTCCACCATTTTAAAGATGGGACTTGTTCATGTGGTGACTACTGGTAA
- the LOC130464206 gene encoding uncharacterized protein isoform X1, whose amino-acid sequence MTSSRIEIIKPPAEEPASCAHQFQSTISASGVDEKIKVILNLLEDDDDNSPLKNAEISLRKKQTMKKAVQDLYISYRSLAEKYESLKSSSSPSSMKYMDDSQLETTDSNPESIVEDVDIDCEGTMTDIENIKRSSNNLVPKDGCSIRPEMVWSDGVKLKFSKLVEENTQLQVELIRRNSEKRETIIKLQNQVRMLRVENDRLQRTLSYFDRNKQHIQESSPRRKSILIDKFFRGCSP is encoded by the exons ATGACGTCCAGCAGGATCGAAATAATCAAACCCCCTGCGGAGGAACCTGCTAGTTGCGCACATCAGTTTCAGTCTACTATCTCAGCCTCAG GTGTGGATGAGAAAATAAAGGTCATTCTGAATCTAttagaagatgatgatgataattCTCCCTTGAAAAATGCTGAAATAAGTTTgagaaaaaaacaaacaatgaaGAAAGCAGTTCAAGATCTCTACATATCTTACCGCTCCTTAGCAGAGAAATACGAAAGCTTAAAATCATCATCATCCCCTTCAAGCATGAAATACATGGATGATTCTCAGTTGGAGACTACTGATTCAAATCCTGAATCCATTGTAGAAGATGTGGATATTGATTGTGAAGGCACAATGACTGATATTGAAAATATAAAGAGGTCTTCGAATAACTTAGTACCCAAAGATGGATGCAGCATTAGGCCAGAAATGGTATGGTCTGATGGAGTGAAGTTGAAATTTTCAAAGCTTGTTGAAGAAAATACACAGCTGCAGGTTGAGTTGATCAGAAGAAACTCTGAGAAGAGAGAGACCATCATAAAGCTTCAAAATCAGGTGAGGATGTTGAGGGTCGAAAATGACAGACTGCAGCGTACTCTAAGTTACTTTGATCGTAACAAACAGCACATCCAAGAGAGTTCACCAAGGAGGAAATCAATACTTATAGACAAGTTCTTCAGAGGATGCTCTCCGTAA
- the LOC110789673 gene encoding pentatricopeptide repeat-containing protein At3g26782, mitochondrial isoform X1, which yields MRISSQYRSIILSIKHSLKPRINLHYCCFYSSSPNSNLLTLFNQYVDPTNVHSWNSVIAELARSGDSVEALRAFSSLRKLSLFPNRNTFPCTIKSCSSLNDLLSGRQAHQQAFVFGYDYDLFVSSALIDMYSKCGQIWNARKLFDEIPQRNVVSWTSMITGCVQNDEPHEALLLFNEFLAEESEIEGEKEGFSVDQVALVSVLSACAKVSNKVVTGGVHGLSVKRGFDGFMGVGNTLLDAYAKCGELDMSKKVFDGMAEKDVISWNSMIAVFAQNGLSTEAIQVFHDMVNGSGVICNAVTLSAILLACSHAGALLHGKCIHDQVVKMGLEQNVFVGTSIIDMYCKCGKVVKARRAFERMKVKNVKSWSAMIAGYGMHGYAREALDIFYAMKKVGVKPNYITYVSVLAACSHAGLVEEGWECFASMKKEFGVEPGVEHYGCMVDLLGRAGSLDKAYDLVKGMKVEPDFVVWGALLAGCRMHKNLELAEISARKLFELDSSNCGYYVLLSNMYADAGRWADVERIRILMKENGLVKPPGFSLLEVKGKVHLFLVGDKEHPQHEQIYEYLDNLYMKLKEIGYVSDKASVLHDVDDEEKEFILRAHSEKLAVAYGIMNTFPGTTIHVIKNLRVCGDCHTVIKLISKVVNREIVVRDSKRFHHFKDGTCSCGDYW from the exons ATGAGGATTTCTTCTCAATATCGCTCAATTATCTTGAGCATCAAACATAGCTTAAAACCCAGAATTAATCTCCATTATTGCTGTTTTTATTCATCATCTCCTAATTCCAACCTCTTGACATTGTTCAACCAATACGTTGATCCTACCAATGTGCACTCCTGGAACTCGGTCATCGCCGAGCTGGCTCGAAGCGGTGATTCTGTCGAAGCCCTTCGAGCCTTCTCGTCGTTGCGAAAACTCTCTCTGTTCCCCAACCGCAACACATTTCCTTGTACAATAAAGTCTTGTTCTTCTCTCAATGATCTCTTATCCGGCCGACAAGCCCACCAGCAGGCTTTTGTGTTTGGGTATGATTATGATCTTTTTGTGTCCTCTGCTTTGATTGATATGTACTCCAAATGTGGGCAGATATGGAATGCACGCAAGCTGTTCGATGAAATTCCTCAAAGAAATGTTGTGTCTTGGACGTCGATGATCACTGGTTGTGTCCAGAATGATGAACCCCATGAGGCATTGTTGCTTTTTAATGAGTTTTTGGCTGAGGAAAGTGAGATTGAGGGAGAGAAGGAGGGTTTTTCTGTGGATCAAGTTGCTTTGGTTTCGGTATTATCAGCTTGTGCGAAGGTTTCAAATAAGGTTGTGACCGGAGGGGTTCATGGGCTTTCCGTAAAACGGGGTTTTGATGGGTTTATGGGAGTGGGGAATACTTTATTGGATGCATATGCTAAGTGTGGGGAGCTGGATATGTCAAAGAAGGTGTTTGATGGGATGGCAGAGAAAGATGTCATTTCTTGGAACTCTATGATTGCGGTGTTTGCACAAAATGGATTGTCAACTGAAGCTATACAAGTGTTTCATGATATGGTGAATGGTAGTGGTGTTATATGTAATGCAGTGACATTGTCTGCTATTCTGTTGGCTTGCTCTCATGCTGGGGCTTTGCTACATGGCAAGTGCATACATGATCAG GTCGTTAAGATGGGCTTGGAACAGAATGTGTTTGTTGGCACTTCAATTATTGACATGTATTGTAAATGTGGTAAAGTTGTAAAGGCGAGGAGAGCTTTTGAGCGTATGAAGGTGAAGAACGTGAAGTCTTGGAGTGCAATGATAGCTGGTTATGGGATGCATGGGTATGCCAGAGAAGCACTAGATATTTTCTATGCTATGAAAAAGGTAGGGGTAAAACCAAATTATATAACTTATGTATCAGTGCTAGCTGCGTGCAGCCATGCTGGGCTTGTTGAAGAAGGATGGGAGTGCTTTGCAAGCATGAAAAAGGAGTTTGGTGTGGAACCTGGGGTCGAGCATTATGGTTGTATGGTTGATCTTCTTGGCCGTGCTGGTTCACTTGACAAGGCATATGATTTGGTCAAAGGAATGAAAGTTGAGCCTGATTTTGTGGTCTGGGGAGCTCTCCTAGCTGGGTGCCGGATGCATAAAAATTTAGAGCTAGCAGAAATATCGGCAAGGAAATTGTTTGAATTAGACTCGAGTAACTGTGGGTATTATGTTTTGCTTTCTAATATGTATGCTGATGCTGGAAGATGGGCAGATGTTGAGAGAATAAGAATTTTAATGAAGGAAAATGGGTTGGTTAAACCTCCTGGATTTAGCTTGCTAGAAGTGAAAGGAAAGGTTCATTTATTTTTGGTTGGAGATAAAGAGCATCCTCAGCATGAACAAATTTACGAGTACCTAGACAACCTATATATGAAACTGAAAGAAATTGGATATGTATCTGATAAGGCATCTGTTCTtcatgatgttgatgatgaagAGAAGGAATTCATCTTACGAGCTCACAGTGAGAAGCTTGCAGTTGCATATGGTATTATGAATACTTTTCCTGGGACTACAATCCATGTCATAAAAAACCTCAGGGTTTGCGGTGATTGTCACACTGTGATAAAGCTGATATCCAAAGTTGTAAACCGAGAGATTGTGGTAAGAGATTCTAAGCGTTTCCACCATTTTAAAGATGGGACTTGTTCATGTGGTGACTACTGGTAA
- the LOC130464206 gene encoding uncharacterized protein isoform X2: MQIHYGRLVFQENICVDEKIKVILNLLEDDDDNSPLKNAEISLRKKQTMKKAVQDLYISYRSLAEKYESLKSSSSPSSMKYMDDSQLETTDSNPESIVEDVDIDCEGTMTDIENIKRSSNNLVPKDGCSIRPEMVWSDGVKLKFSKLVEENTQLQVELIRRNSEKRETIIKLQNQVRMLRVENDRLQRTLSYFDRNKQHIQESSPRRKSILIDKFFRGCSP, translated from the exons ATGCAAATACACTATGGAAGGCTGGTGTTTCAGGAGAATATTT GTGTGGATGAGAAAATAAAGGTCATTCTGAATCTAttagaagatgatgatgataattCTCCCTTGAAAAATGCTGAAATAAGTTTgagaaaaaaacaaacaatgaaGAAAGCAGTTCAAGATCTCTACATATCTTACCGCTCCTTAGCAGAGAAATACGAAAGCTTAAAATCATCATCATCCCCTTCAAGCATGAAATACATGGATGATTCTCAGTTGGAGACTACTGATTCAAATCCTGAATCCATTGTAGAAGATGTGGATATTGATTGTGAAGGCACAATGACTGATATTGAAAATATAAAGAGGTCTTCGAATAACTTAGTACCCAAAGATGGATGCAGCATTAGGCCAGAAATGGTATGGTCTGATGGAGTGAAGTTGAAATTTTCAAAGCTTGTTGAAGAAAATACACAGCTGCAGGTTGAGTTGATCAGAAGAAACTCTGAGAAGAGAGAGACCATCATAAAGCTTCAAAATCAGGTGAGGATGTTGAGGGTCGAAAATGACAGACTGCAGCGTACTCTAAGTTACTTTGATCGTAACAAACAGCACATCCAAGAGAGTTCACCAAGGAGGAAATCAATACTTATAGACAAGTTCTTCAGAGGATGCTCTCCGTAA